In Primulina huaijiensis isolate GDHJ02 chromosome 4, ASM1229523v2, whole genome shotgun sequence, a genomic segment contains:
- the LOC140974747 gene encoding peroxidase 5-like, producing MAARGRMIAATFVFCSLILPLLSSASKTTTPYPNVVNSPSDDLKQNDEPQMRLLLDNESSDENANENEANGDKFEVKLVENAPQGLIEGFYQKHCPRAEQIVTKLLMKALQRDYTLGPSIVRLFTHDCLVKGCDASILLENTPEGQFKVEKNSAINKPFIRGYEVIYEMKAKLEAECPGIVSCADILAFANRDALVHAGVPTYKVAAGRRDGLSSLATNVMNNVPLLNTPAQGIIEIFDRKGLTLEDMIVLDGAHSIGRAHCVNVIPRISDESKCREMDPSYVDHLRSMCANINNTVPLDPVTPNKMDARIYDEFLSNRAVLPPDDTLAKDSNSNAIMKKLAGDQEGWLAKFVTAVIKMGEIEVLTGDKGEIRKDCRAVN from the exons ATGGCGGCAAGAGGAAGGATGATCGCGGCAACATTCGTTTTCTGCTCATTAATCCTCCCTCTGCTTTCCTCTGCTTCGAAAACGACGACACCATATCCTAATGTCGTCAACTCTCCATCAGACGATCTCAAACAAAATGACGAACCCCAGATGCGGTTACTTTTGGATAATGAGTCTTCGGATGAGAATGCTAATGAAAATGAAGCTAATGGAGACAAATTTGAAGTCAAGCTGGTGGAAAATGCGCCACAGGGTTTGATCGAAGGGTTCTATCAGAAACATTGCCCACGAGCGGAGCAGATCGTCACTAAGTTGTTGATGAAAGCTCTGCAAAGAGATTATACCCTTGGTCCATCCATTGTTCGACTCTTCACGCATGATTGTTTAGTCAAG GGGTGTGATGCTTCAATCCTGCTAGAGAACACGCCCGAAGGCCAGTTTAAAGTGGAGAAGAATTCAGCCATCAACAAGCCGTTCATCAGAGGCTACGAAGTAATCTACGAAATGAAGGCGAAACTCGAGGCCGAATGCCCAGGCATCGTGTCCTGCGCCGATATACTAGCATTTGCCAACCGAGACGCCCTCGTCCATGCCGGCGTCCCCACCTACAAAGTCGCCGCAGGCCGCCGAGATGGCCTATCTTCCCTCGCCACGAACGTCATGAATAACGTACCGCTCCTCAATACTCCCGCTCAAGGAATTATAGAAATTTTCGATAGGAAAGGGCTGACTCTAGAAGACATGATCGTTCTAGACGGTGCACACTCCATAGGCAGGGCACACTGCGTCAATGTTATACCGAGGATTTCCGACGAGAGCAAGTGCCGAGAAATGGACCCGAGCTACGTCGATCATCTGCGATCAATGTGCGCAAACATCAACAACACGGTGCCATTGGATCCGGTCACGCCGAACAAGATGGATGCGCGGATATATGACGAGTTTTTGAGCAACAGAGCGGTGCTTCCACCGGACGATACGCTGGCGAAAGACTCGAACTCGAATGCCATTATGAAAAAATTGGCGGGTGATCAGGAGGGTTGGCTTGCAAAATTTGTCACGGCTGTTATTAAAATGGGAGAGATTGAAGTGCTGACAGGGGATAAGGGAGAGATCAGGAAAGATTGCAGGGCTGTCAATTGA
- the LOC140974748 gene encoding peroxidase 44-like, whose translation MAARMSARGRIIVAATFISCALVLPLLASAFEPSESGLRFPLLDFINSPLKNIEGVQTEDPPKDDEDGSQSSEVPENQMSYESPSKGEEEESGQKAKIEQTEEGNGVVGQPEAKSVENEGHVRRGEAKPVEGNSETAPIGKAKEGLIEGFYEKDCPQAEQIVNEMLMKNLKKDVTLAPAIVRLFSHDCLVKGCDASILLDETPSGEDVEKKATQNGQFVRGFDMIDEMKERLEAECPGIVSCADIIAFANRDSLVYTGLPTYKVAAGRRDGLSSLAVNAKNNLPVPDTPIQEMIDMFKRKGLTLEDLVVLVGAHSIGTAHCGVVRGRLFDRNKSKEMDPNYAEQMRFMCERDDNTLPFDSVTHNKMDSQIYNQFLGKRALLESDNALAKDPHGNDIMKKMASDQAAWFQKFIRATVKMGEIEVLTGNQGEIRKQCRVVN comes from the exons ATGGCAGCAAGAATGTCAGCAAGAGGAAGGATTATCGTAGCTGCAACGTTCATTTCTTGCGCATTAGTCCTCCCTCTGCTGGCCTCTGCATTCGAACCAAGCGAATCGGGACTACGGTTCCCGTTACTTGATTTCATCAACTcaccattaaaaaatattgaaggtGTTCAAACCGAAGATCCACCTAAGGACGACGAGGATGGTTCCCAGAGTTCCGAGGTACCCGAAAACCAGATGTCCTATGAAAGTCCATCGAAAGGCGAAGAGGAAGAGTCGGGACAGAAGGCGAAGATCGAGCAGACAGAGGAAGGAAATGGGGTTGTAGGCCAACCAGAAGCCAAATCTGTTGAAAATGAAGGTCATGTACGTCGAGGTGAAGCCAAACCAGTGGAGGGTAATAGCGAAACAGCGCCCATCGGAAAAGCGAAGGAGGGTTTGATAGAAGGGTTCTATGAGAAAGATTGCCCACAAGCGGAGCAGATTGTGAACGAGATGTTGATGAAGAATCTGAAGAAAGATGTAACTCTTGCTCCAGCCATTGTTCGTCTCTTCTCGCATGATTGTTTAGTCAAG GGGTGTGATGCTTCAATCCTGCTAGACGAGACACCCTCAGGCGAGGATGTGGAGAAGAAAGCAACCCAAAATGGCCAGTTCGTCCGCGGCTTTGACATGATCGACGAAATGAAAGAACGCCTCGAAGCCGAATGCCCAGGAATCGTCTCCTGCGCTGACATAATCGCATTCGCCAACCGAGACTCTCTAGTCTACACCGGCCTCCCCACCTACAAAGTAGCAGCAGGCCGCCGAGACGGCCTATCTTCCCTCGCCGTAAACGCCAAAAACAACTTGCCAGTCCCGGACACTCCCATCCAAGAAATGATCGATATGTTCAAGAGAAAAGGGCTGACCTTAGAAGACTTGGTCGTGCTAGTCGGTGCACATTCCATCGGGACCGCACACTGCGGTGTCGTCAGAGGCAGACTGTTCGACAGGAACAAGAGTAAGGAAATGGACCCGAACTACGCCGAGCAGATGCGGTTCATGTGCGAGAGGGATGACAACACGCTGCCTTTCGATTCGGTCACGCATAACAAAATGGATTCGCAGATATACAACCAGTTCTTGGGCAAGAGAGCGTTGCTCGAATCGGATAATGCGCTGGCCAAAGACCCGCATGGGAACGATATCATGAAGAAAATGGCAAGCGATCAGGCGGCCTGGTTTCAGAAATTCATCAGGGCTACCGTTAAAATGGGAGAGATCGAAGTGCTGACAGGGAATCAGGGAGAAATCAGGAAACAGTGTAGGGTTGTCAATTGA